The Lysobacter gummosus sequence CAAAGGCCACATGCAGGCCGTGGGCACCAAGCAAGGCAAAAAACGCACTGAGAAAGCCGCTGCGAGTGGGGCCTGCGCCTTGCTCGATCAGCTCGCGGAACTCAAGTACTTCGAGTACCAGAAATGCACCACCCAGCGCGAGCGTGACCAGCAGCCAGCCAATGGCCATGTTCTTTTTGGAAGACAACGCGGAAATCGTACCGAGCCCGAACGCCAGGCTCGAAGTCAGCAGTAGCGCAGTCTCGATCCCCGCGCGACTTAAGGAGACGATGTCTGCAATGGTCGGCCCGCCCGCTGTACCGTTCAACAGGACGGCAAAGTTTACGAACAAGATTCCGAATAGAACCGAGTCGTTCATCAAGTAGAACCAAAATCCCAACGCGCGCTCCCCGTGCGCTGAAGTCTTCACCTCCAACAGCTTGCCACGGCTCGGCTTGATAAACAGTGTGTCGCTCATGGCGCGATCTCCCCCCGTTGTTGCTGATCGAGCCAAGCGACCTCGGCTGCATCTATCTCGTATTCGGAATGATCGTTGAACATGCGGGAGACTACCACGATGAAAATTGCCGCAAAGCTGATCACAGCCAACCACCACATCCAGAACACCACGCCGAAACCAAGTAGGAACGCTGCCACGCCGATGATGAAACCGGCCGGGCTGGACTTTGGCATCTCGATGCTCGAATACGGCCCGGAATACAGATCGATGTTCCTTTCTTTGGCCTCGGCCCAGGTGTCCAGCCCCAGCACCTTGGGACTGCGAGCGAAATTGTAGGAAGGCGCTGGCGAAGGAATTGACCACTCTAGGGTCCGGCCATCCCAAGGGTCGCCGGTAGCGTCGCGCAGTTGGTTCCGGTTTCGGATGCTGACGTACAACTGCACCAGCAGACAGATGATGCCTAGCAGGATCAGAACCGCACCGCCTGACGCCACGTATAGCAGCGCCCGCATGTCTTCGTCGAAGATCAGCGATGAGCGCCTCGGCAGGCCCATCATGCCGAGGGCGTACAACGGAAGGAACGCAAAACAGAAGCCGAAGAACCAGCCCCAAAATGCGCGTTTTCCCCATCGCTCATCGAGTTGAAAACCGAACGCTTTCGGAAACCAGTACTGGTAGCCCGCGATGTACCCAAACAGCACGCCTGGGATGATCATGTTATGAAAATGGGCAACGAGGAACGTCGTGTTGTGTAGGTTGAAGTCCACGGCCGGGATCGCGTGCAGCACCCCGGTCATACCTCCGATCACGAATAACACCATAAAGCCGACTGTCCAATACATAGTCGAATGCATGCGTATACGGCCGCGATACATGGTGAACAGCCAGTTGAAGACCTTCACCCCAGTGGGGATGCCGATGACCATCGTGGCGATACCGAAAACGGCGTTTAGTTTCGGACTAGCGCCCATGGTGAAGAAGTGGTGAACCCATACCAGGGTCGAAATCACTGTGATGACCAAGGTGGCGTAGACCAGGGTCTTGTAGCCGAATAGCTTCTTCGACGAGAACGTGGTAACCACCTCGGAGAACACACCGAAAGCCGGCAACACCAGGATGTAGACTTCCGGATGCCCCCACATCCAGAACATGTTGGCAAAATTCATAAAATTGCCACCATCACCCGGCGTAAAGAAATGCGTCGAGAACAACCTATCGGAGGCCAGTAACGCCAGCGCGGCCGTCAGTGCTGGAAACGCGATAAGAATGATGACGCAGGCACAGAACACCGTCCAGGTGAATACCGGCATTTCCATCATCAGCATGTTATTCGCGCGTCGCCGCAGAATCGTGACCATCAAGTTGATCGCGGATAACGTGGTGCCGAACCCGCTGATGAACAACGCCCATATCCAATAGTCGACACCTACGCCGTCGTTGTACTGCGCCAACGAATAAGGCGGGTATCCGGTCCAGCCTGCGGTGGAAAACTTACCGATCACCAACGAGATCAACACCAAACCTGCGCCCGCCACGGTCAACCAGTAGCTGAGCGCGTTCAGGAACGGAAACGAGACATCGCGCGCGCCGATCTGAAGCGGAACTACGTAATTGGCAAGACCAGTAAAAAACGGCATTGCCATGAAGAAGATCATGATCGAGCCGTGCGCGGAGAACACTTGCTGAAAATGATCGCCTTCCAGGAATCCCGGGCCGTTGACCGCCGCTGCCTGATGGAACCGCATCATGATCCCGTCGGCGAAACCGCGCAGCAACATCACCAGCGCCAGAACTACATACATAATTCCGATCTTCTTATGATCGGAAGTGGTCAACCAGTTGCGCCACAGCCATCCCCACAGCTTGAACCAGGTCAATATACCGACCACGGCCAGCGCGCCCAGCAATGTGACCGCTGCGCCGCCGAGAGCGATCGGGCTGTAGAACGGCAAGGCTTCGTAGTTCAGGCGCCCTAGCATCAGTGATGTCCCTCTTGGTGTTTGTTGTCAGCATCCACACTCGGGGCAGCGGCCGACAGGCGCGCAGGTGGCGTGTGTGCAGGTGAGTACTTCTTGATGATGTCGACGAATAATCCCGGCTGTGCGCTGCGATAGGCGGTCACTGGATAGCCGTCTGTCGGTTTCACTAGCGCGTCATAAGCCGCGCGATCGAGCATGTTTGGCGATGCGTCCACCTTTCGCAGCCAGTGCTCAAACTCTTCGCTTGTCAGCACCCGCGTCTTGAAATGCTGGTGCGAAAAGCCAAGACCCGAGTAATTGCCGTTGCGGCCCTGCAGTTCGATCGTTCGGTCGGCGAGGAAGTTGGTGCGGGTCTCCATGCCCGGCATGGCATAGATCTGGGTGATCAGGCCGGGGACGAACAGTGAAGTCATCATCGGATCGGAAGATAGTCGGATCGTTACCGGACGATCCACCGGCACTACCAGATCGTTGACGGTCGCAATCCCTTGTTCGGGATAAATGAACAGCCATTTGAAGTCCAGCCCGACGGCCTGGATTTCTAGTGGCGCTTGCTTTCCTGCAATGGGCTTGTAGGGATCAAGATCGTGGGTGGAAAACCACGTGATCGCACCAATCACCGCCACAGTGATCAGCGGAACAAACAGGACAACCGCGCCGAGGGTGCGGGAACTGGTGAACTCGGGATCGTAATCGACACTTTTGGCGGACGCGCGGTAGCGCCAGACTACCCACAGCGTCGCCAAGATTATCGGCACAACGATCAACAG is a genomic window containing:
- a CDS encoding cytochrome c oxidase subunit 3, which encodes MSDTLFIKPSRGKLLEVKTSAHGERALGFWFYLMNDSVLFGILFVNFAVLLNGTAGGPTIADIVSLSRAGIETALLLTSSLAFGLGTISALSSKKNMAIGWLLVTLALGGAFLVLEVLEFRELIEQGAGPTRSGFLSAFFALLGAHGLHVAFGMIGIVLMIVQLSKRGLKESVFSRLYRLGLFWHFLDIVWIGIFSFVYLPGVLK
- a CDS encoding cbb3-type cytochrome c oxidase subunit I codes for the protein MLGRLNYEALPFYSPIALGGAAVTLLGALAVVGILTWFKLWGWLWRNWLTTSDHKKIGIMYVVLALVMLLRGFADGIMMRFHQAAAVNGPGFLEGDHFQQVFSAHGSIMIFFMAMPFFTGLANYVVPLQIGARDVSFPFLNALSYWLTVAGAGLVLISLVIGKFSTAGWTGYPPYSLAQYNDGVGVDYWIWALFISGFGTTLSAINLMVTILRRRANNMLMMEMPVFTWTVFCACVIILIAFPALTAALALLASDRLFSTHFFTPGDGGNFMNFANMFWMWGHPEVYILVLPAFGVFSEVVTTFSSKKLFGYKTLVYATLVITVISTLVWVHHFFTMGASPKLNAVFGIATMVIGIPTGVKVFNWLFTMYRGRIRMHSTMYWTVGFMVLFVIGGMTGVLHAIPAVDFNLHNTTFLVAHFHNMIIPGVLFGYIAGYQYWFPKAFGFQLDERWGKRAFWGWFFGFCFAFLPLYALGMMGLPRRSSLIFDEDMRALLYVASGGAVLILLGIICLLVQLYVSIRNRNQLRDATGDPWDGRTLEWSIPSPAPSYNFARSPKVLGLDTWAEAKERNIDLYSGPYSSIEMPKSSPAGFIIGVAAFLLGFGVVFWMWWLAVISFAAIFIVVVSRMFNDHSEYEIDAAEVAWLDQQQRGEIAP
- a CDS encoding ubiquinol oxidase subunit II, whose protein sequence is MLDRVIPRARFLVAGLGLLSLTGCAISRMPILNPVGPVAGKQTELLLIATVTMLLIVVPIILATLWVVWRYRASAKSVDYDPEFTSSRTLGAVVLFVPLITVAVIGAITWFSTHDLDPYKPIAGKQAPLEIQAVGLDFKWLFIYPEQGIATVNDLVVPVDRPVTIRLSSDPMMTSLFVPGLITQIYAMPGMETRTNFLADRTIELQGRNGNYSGLGFSHQHFKTRVLTSEEFEHWLRKVDASPNMLDRAAYDALVKPTDGYPVTAYRSAQPGLFVDIIKKYSPAHTPPARLSAAAPSVDADNKHQEGHH